A single genomic interval of Spirosoma linguale DSM 74 harbors:
- a CDS encoding cytochrome c biogenesis protein transmembrane region (PFAM: cytochrome c biogenesis protein transmembrane region~KEGG: cff:CFF8240_1087 thiol:disulfide interchange protein DsbD): MKSISTLVVWLLVSLTALAQIRKDPTSWSAKVDKQPAQVGDVISVRIQVSIDQNWHVYSNDLDPNIGPLPTTFKFPASDAYTLVGKVTPVGVQEVYEEVWGAKVRQFENKAVFVQKVKLLKPTATFSGTAEYMSCSSKDGTCLPPAEADFSVAINASSAATAPASPTVASAPTTASVVTSPVSETAVAATTPVETETKAASLTDAQIDSSVSKALTPPDANVEEGTPATSGSLWSFMLAAFLSGLVALLTPCVFPIIPATVSFFTNQQGGQWKALLYGAFIIGIYVLIGTVVSRFNGPAFANFVSTHWLPNILFFAIFFIFGLSFLGLFEIVLPNSLINKADAKSEQGGIAGIFFMAFTLVLVSFSCTGPIVGSLLVASAGGEVVKPILGMAAFSSAFAIPFTLFAAFPQWLKNLPRSGGWLNSVKVVLGFLELALALKFLSIADQVYHWGLLDREVFLSLWIVIFALIGFYFLGKLRLPHDSETKYISVQKLLLAIVTLSFVVYMIPGLWGAPLKALSGYLPPETSQDFNLTNAQVAASPANALGETPKYANLFHLPHGLQGFFDYKQALAYSKKVNKPIFIDFTGHGCVNCREMEARVWSDPAVMSRLQNDFVILALYVDDKTELPEADWYTSTYDQKVKKTIGAQNADLQITKFNNNAQPHYCLVNSEGKLLVSPKNYDRDISHFVAFLDSGKAKF, translated from the coding sequence ATGAAATCAATTAGTACGCTCGTTGTGTGGCTGCTTGTCAGCCTGACTGCACTGGCGCAAATACGTAAAGACCCAACCAGTTGGTCAGCTAAAGTCGACAAGCAACCTGCTCAGGTTGGCGATGTTATTAGTGTCCGTATTCAGGTCAGTATTGACCAAAACTGGCATGTTTACTCCAATGACCTCGATCCAAATATTGGTCCATTGCCCACTACGTTCAAGTTTCCGGCATCCGATGCCTATACGCTTGTTGGAAAGGTAACGCCGGTTGGTGTACAGGAGGTTTACGAAGAAGTCTGGGGCGCGAAAGTGCGTCAGTTCGAGAATAAAGCCGTTTTCGTTCAGAAAGTTAAACTGCTCAAGCCGACAGCCACGTTCTCCGGTACAGCCGAATACATGTCCTGCTCGTCGAAAGACGGCACCTGCCTTCCACCGGCTGAAGCTGACTTTTCGGTAGCTATCAATGCATCGTCGGCAGCTACGGCACCCGCCAGCCCCACGGTAGCCTCAGCACCAACTACAGCATCAGTGGTTACGTCACCCGTTTCTGAAACTGCCGTTGCGGCCACTACACCCGTCGAAACTGAAACAAAGGCCGCATCCTTAACAGATGCCCAGATTGATTCAAGTGTTTCGAAAGCGCTTACCCCACCGGACGCAAACGTTGAAGAAGGTACACCGGCTACAAGCGGCTCTTTATGGAGCTTTATGCTGGCAGCTTTCCTGTCGGGTTTGGTAGCGTTGCTTACCCCCTGTGTGTTCCCAATCATTCCGGCTACGGTTAGTTTCTTTACCAATCAGCAGGGTGGTCAGTGGAAAGCGTTACTGTATGGCGCTTTTATCATTGGCATTTATGTACTGATCGGCACCGTGGTGTCACGGTTCAACGGCCCGGCTTTCGCCAATTTCGTCAGCACGCACTGGCTTCCGAACATTCTATTTTTTGCCATCTTCTTCATCTTCGGCTTATCGTTTTTGGGTCTGTTCGAGATCGTATTGCCCAACTCGCTCATCAACAAGGCCGATGCCAAATCGGAGCAGGGTGGTATCGCCGGTATTTTCTTCATGGCCTTTACGCTGGTGCTGGTGTCGTTTTCCTGCACGGGTCCCATCGTCGGCAGTTTGCTGGTAGCTTCGGCGGGTGGCGAAGTTGTCAAGCCGATTCTGGGAATGGCCGCTTTCTCGTCGGCTTTTGCGATTCCGTTCACCTTATTTGCGGCCTTCCCGCAATGGCTGAAGAACCTGCCCCGGTCGGGTGGTTGGCTCAACTCGGTGAAAGTGGTGCTTGGCTTCCTGGAACTGGCGCTGGCGTTGAAGTTCCTGAGCATTGCCGATCAGGTATATCACTGGGGCCTGCTTGACCGCGAAGTGTTCCTGTCGCTCTGGATCGTCATTTTTGCGCTGATTGGCTTTTACTTCCTCGGCAAACTCCGGTTACCGCACGATAGCGAAACCAAGTACATCAGCGTACAGAAACTGCTGCTGGCTATTGTAACCCTCTCGTTTGTGGTGTACATGATTCCTGGCCTCTGGGGCGCTCCATTGAAAGCATTATCCGGTTATCTACCACCCGAAACGTCGCAGGACTTCAACCTGACCAATGCACAGGTAGCCGCCAGTCCAGCCAATGCACTCGGTGAGACACCCAAATACGCCAATCTGTTTCACCTGCCCCACGGCTTGCAGGGTTTCTTCGATTACAAACAGGCGCTGGCTTATTCTAAAAAGGTTAATAAACCCATCTTCATCGACTTCACCGGACACGGCTGCGTGAACTGCCGCGAGATGGAAGCCCGCGTCTGGTCGGACCCGGCGGTGATGTCGCGCTTACAGAACGACTTTGTGATTCTGGCCCTGTACGTAGACGACAAAACCGAACTACCCGAAGCGGATTGGTACACGTCGACTTACGATCAGAAAGTAAAGAAGACGATTGGCGCACAAAATGCTGACCTGCAAATCACGAAGTTCAACAACAACGCCCAGCCGCATTATTGCCTGGTCAACAGCGAGGGTAAATTGCTGGTATCACCTAAAAACTACGACCGTGATATTTCGCACTTCGTAGCGTTTCTGGACTCAGGAAAGGCGAAGTTCTGA
- a CDS encoding metallophosphoesterase (PFAM: metallophosphoesterase~KEGG: mxa:MXAN_2579 metallophosphoesterase), translating into MAQVGALGLLPTVPALAAVSSVSAEEKNHFVAGPYLQNMGTQAVTVMWITHKNCFSWVEYGAGTYTSKREFGYSNGLIEANNRINKITLSGLAPGAEHKYRIVSTEILGYKGSKVEFGETITSPMYGFKTPAENEQEFKLVIFNDIHDRPQIIPQLLYRHGYTGNKRDYDFVVFNGDCFDWVTEESQMVEHLIKPSVDIFASEMPFILTQGNHECRGRFSRHIPAYFAYPDDKYYYAFTRGPVRFVILDSGEDKTDDSVEYGGLSAFDRYRETQAKWLEKEIESIDFKKAPFRVVLIHISPYHSGDWHGTMHCRQVFGPLLNRAKIDLQVSGHTHRYGTYNANADHNYPIVIGGGPLEGNRTLIKLHATAKELNLKMIRDDGEVVGKYTISKKNRT; encoded by the coding sequence ATGGCGCAGGTTGGGGCGCTGGGTTTACTGCCCACGGTTCCGGCGCTGGCTGCCGTGTCCTCCGTTTCGGCAGAGGAAAAGAATCATTTTGTGGCAGGACCGTATCTGCAAAATATGGGTACTCAGGCCGTGACTGTTATGTGGATTACCCACAAAAACTGCTTCAGCTGGGTCGAATACGGTGCCGGAACCTACACCAGCAAACGGGAATTTGGCTATAGTAACGGACTGATCGAAGCCAACAACCGGATCAATAAAATAACCCTGTCGGGTCTGGCACCCGGCGCTGAGCATAAGTACCGGATCGTGTCTACCGAAATACTGGGCTACAAAGGGTCGAAGGTGGAGTTTGGCGAAACGATCACCAGCCCCATGTACGGTTTTAAAACCCCGGCCGAAAACGAGCAAGAGTTTAAGCTGGTTATTTTCAACGACATCCACGACCGTCCGCAGATTATCCCCCAACTGCTGTACCGGCACGGCTATACCGGCAATAAACGCGACTACGATTTTGTCGTTTTCAACGGCGATTGCTTCGACTGGGTGACTGAAGAAAGCCAGATGGTCGAACACCTGATTAAGCCATCGGTCGATATTTTTGCGTCGGAAATGCCGTTCATTCTGACGCAGGGCAATCATGAGTGCCGGGGCCGCTTCTCCCGCCACATACCGGCCTATTTTGCCTACCCGGACGACAAATACTATTACGCTTTCACCCGTGGCCCGGTACGGTTCGTCATTCTGGATTCGGGAGAAGACAAGACCGACGACAGCGTTGAATACGGCGGATTATCGGCTTTCGACCGCTATCGGGAAACACAGGCGAAGTGGCTGGAGAAAGAAATTGAGAGCATTGACTTCAAAAAAGCTCCTTTCCGGGTCGTGCTGATTCATATCTCGCCTTACCACTCCGGCGACTGGCACGGCACTATGCATTGCCGTCAGGTATTTGGGCCGTTGCTGAACAGGGCTAAAATCGACCTTCAGGTTTCGGGCCACACGCACCGGTATGGTACCTACAACGCCAATGCCGATCACAATTACCCCATCGTGATCGGGGGCGGGCCGCTGGAAGGAAACCGAACATTGATAAAGCTGCACGCTACGGCCAAAGAGCTGAATCTGAAGATGATTCGGGATGATGGTGAAGTGGTGGGGAAGTACACCATTTCTAAAAAGAACCGTACGTAA
- a CDS encoding Protein-tyrosine phosphatase, low molecular weight (SMART: Protein-tyrosine phosphatase, low molecular weight~KEGG: swd:Swoo_3901 low molecular weight phosphotyrosine protein phosphatase), which produces MNVLFVCSRNQWRSPTAETIYKRHPIHNVKSAGTEPSARIKITAKLIDWADIIFVMEKRHKERITGRFTDVVNSKQIIVLDIADDYEYMDEELIDSIKASVSPYL; this is translated from the coding sequence ATGAACGTACTTTTTGTTTGCAGCAGAAATCAATGGCGAAGCCCAACTGCCGAAACAATTTATAAACGCCATCCCATCCACAACGTAAAGTCAGCCGGGACAGAGCCATCTGCCCGAATCAAAATAACAGCCAAGCTTATTGACTGGGCAGATATAATCTTTGTGATGGAGAAACGTCATAAAGAACGTATCACTGGCCGATTCACAGATGTAGTCAATAGTAAGCAGATTATAGTTCTTGACATTGCTGACGACTATGAATACATGGATGAGGAGTTGATCGACTCCATAAAAGCTTCAGTTTCACCTTACCTTTAG
- a CDS encoding hypothetical protein (KEGG: lpn:lpg1103 hypothetical protein) has translation MNLRYVLKASRSFSVAFFIALYLIGCTSKTADPQPVADQYLVSSSDVATISKDQLVAQASAISPLYALLLKQGISVVKLVYKTKNWDGTAIQASGLLIVPNTTTAVPMISQQHGTIFDDADAPSNFGPESEAYQFATIFASIGYIMVCPDYIGFGASKSLPHTYENRTSLAQASLDMLRAAREYIGSHSEVKWDSRLYMAGYSEGGYATMALYKKMQDEVPTEFNLRAVSCGAGAYDKTSFMKALLTQKSAGVAQWNRAFLWVLLTYDQIYKLNRPLSFYFKEPYLTDIQKNRQLATLDVSFDQVLTDSFKAGILNGTDTAFLNAVADNNIYDWKPLTTLQLYHGDADPQVYYLNSKNAYDAMQARGAGKTVQLFTSVGKTHVQTIPDWLAGTYTLFTTVQ, from the coding sequence ATGAATTTACGATACGTTCTCAAAGCAAGCCGCTCGTTCAGCGTGGCGTTTTTCATTGCCCTGTACCTGATCGGGTGTACGTCAAAAACCGCCGATCCGCAACCCGTTGCCGATCAATATCTGGTAAGCAGCAGTGACGTTGCTACGATTTCCAAAGATCAGTTGGTGGCTCAGGCATCAGCCATTAGCCCCCTGTATGCACTGCTATTGAAACAGGGAATATCGGTGGTGAAGCTTGTTTATAAGACTAAAAACTGGGATGGCACAGCCATTCAGGCATCGGGTCTGCTAATTGTGCCCAACACGACCACTGCCGTTCCCATGATCAGTCAGCAACACGGGACCATTTTTGATGATGCTGACGCCCCTTCCAATTTCGGGCCGGAGAGCGAAGCCTATCAGTTCGCCACGATTTTTGCGTCTATCGGCTACATTATGGTCTGTCCGGATTACATTGGGTTTGGGGCATCCAAGAGTCTGCCGCATACTTACGAAAACCGGACGAGTCTGGCACAGGCCAGTTTAGATATGCTGCGGGCTGCCCGTGAGTATATAGGCAGTCATTCGGAGGTCAAATGGGATTCCCGGCTCTATATGGCGGGGTATTCAGAAGGGGGGTACGCTACCATGGCGCTGTACAAAAAGATGCAGGATGAAGTGCCCACGGAATTTAACCTGCGGGCGGTTTCCTGCGGTGCGGGAGCCTACGATAAAACCAGTTTCATGAAGGCTTTGCTGACGCAGAAATCGGCGGGGGTAGCGCAGTGGAACCGGGCATTCTTGTGGGTATTATTAACCTACGACCAGATTTATAAACTTAACCGACCGCTGTCTTTCTACTTCAAGGAACCTTATCTGACCGATATTCAGAAAAACCGGCAACTGGCTACGCTGGACGTAAGCTTCGACCAGGTACTGACTGATTCATTCAAAGCGGGCATCCTGAACGGAACGGATACGGCCTTTCTCAACGCCGTGGCCGATAACAACATTTACGACTGGAAGCCGCTGACCACGCTGCAACTGTATCATGGAGATGCCGATCCGCAGGTGTACTACCTGAACTCCAAAAACGCCTACGATGCTATGCAGGCGCGGGGAGCGGGCAAAACCGTACAGCTCTTCACCAGCGTCGGTAAAACCCACGTTCAAACGATTCCAGATTGGCTGGCTGGTACGTATACGCTCTTTACAACGGTGCAGTAA
- a CDS encoding RagB/SusD domain protein (PFAM: RagB/SusD domain protein), which yields MKKLLSILAIALGLSACDLNMLPQDAISPNTFFNTENDLLLYTNSFYNALPSAEDVYNEDVDNVVKNSLRDELQGTRVVPTSGGGWSWGTLRNINYFLANSGKCPDAKAVAKYNGLARFFRAYFYFGMVKRFGDVPWYSKPIEVMDQEMLTKPRDPRTMVMDSVMADINYAIANLDASRQVTTVTKWTALALKSRIGLYEGTFRKYHTEFGLPNADKFLDESIAASADLMKNSGYTIYKATPATAYGKLFSSDNAIPDEVILARDFSDELQVYHNLNYYTMTASYGKPGLEKKLVNSYLMADGTRFTDIKGYETMQFAEEVQNRDPRLSQTIRTPGYTRIGETTPLVPEFGATVTGYQLIKFVSAPEWDTFTKDITDMPIFRYAEVLLNYAEAKAERGTLTQADLDLSTKLTRDRVGMPNINLADANANPDPYQAQQYTQLKGANMGVILEIRRERRVELVMENFFRWDDIIRWKEGQLLTKTFKGMYFPGPGSYDLDKNGKVDLVIYEGTKPSVPGAQLLKLGSEILLENGNKGGNIVVNGHINKKFNESRDYLYPIPTQERLLNTKLTQNPNWE from the coding sequence ATGAAAAAACTACTAAGTATACTGGCTATTGCCCTTGGTTTGTCGGCCTGCGACCTGAACATGCTGCCTCAGGACGCTATTTCGCCCAATACGTTTTTCAATACCGAAAACGACCTGCTGCTGTATACAAACTCTTTCTATAACGCCCTGCCATCGGCCGAGGATGTGTATAATGAAGACGTCGACAATGTGGTCAAGAACAGCCTGCGCGATGAGTTGCAGGGTACGCGGGTAGTGCCTACCAGCGGGGGCGGCTGGAGCTGGGGCACCCTGCGTAATATCAATTATTTTCTGGCCAATTCGGGGAAGTGCCCGGATGCCAAAGCCGTGGCCAAATACAATGGACTGGCCCGCTTTTTCCGTGCCTACTTTTACTTCGGCATGGTGAAACGCTTTGGTGACGTTCCCTGGTATTCGAAACCCATTGAGGTGATGGACCAGGAAATGCTAACCAAACCGCGCGACCCCCGCACGATGGTGATGGATTCGGTGATGGCCGATATTAATTATGCCATTGCCAATCTCGATGCATCGCGGCAGGTAACGACCGTTACCAAATGGACGGCGCTGGCCCTGAAATCCAGAATCGGTCTGTACGAAGGCACCTTCCGGAAATACCATACCGAATTCGGTCTGCCCAACGCCGATAAATTTCTGGACGAGAGCATTGCGGCCTCGGCTGATTTGATGAAGAACAGCGGGTACACGATTTACAAAGCCACGCCCGCCACGGCCTACGGTAAGTTATTCTCGTCCGATAACGCCATTCCCGATGAGGTGATTCTTGCCCGTGATTTCAGCGATGAGTTACAGGTGTACCATAACCTGAATTACTACACTATGACGGCTTCGTACGGAAAGCCGGGCCTGGAGAAGAAGCTGGTGAATAGCTACCTGATGGCCGACGGAACCCGCTTCACCGACATCAAAGGCTATGAAACTATGCAGTTTGCGGAGGAGGTCCAGAACCGTGACCCTCGTTTGTCGCAGACTATCCGCACACCCGGCTACACCCGTATTGGCGAAACGACGCCACTAGTACCGGAGTTTGGTGCTACGGTTACCGGCTATCAGCTGATCAAGTTCGTTTCGGCACCCGAGTGGGATACGTTTACCAAAGACATTACGGATATGCCCATTTTCCGGTATGCCGAGGTGCTGCTGAACTATGCCGAAGCCAAAGCCGAGCGGGGTACGCTGACCCAGGCCGACCTCGATCTGTCGACCAAACTCACCCGCGATCGGGTGGGGATGCCGAACATCAATCTGGCCGATGCCAACGCCAACCCCGACCCGTATCAGGCGCAGCAATACACGCAGTTAAAGGGAGCCAACATGGGGGTAATTCTGGAAATACGGCGCGAACGGCGCGTGGAACTGGTGATGGAAAATTTCTTCCGCTGGGACGATATCATCCGCTGGAAAGAGGGGCAACTGCTCACCAAGACATTTAAGGGTATGTATTTCCCGGGTCCGGGCAGCTATGATCTGGACAAAAACGGCAAAGTCGATCTGGTTATCTACGAGGGCACTAAACCATCGGTGCCGGGCGCTCAACTCCTCAAGCTGGGCAGCGAAATCCTGCTGGAGAATGGTAACAAAGGCGGTAACATTGTTGTAAACGGGCATATCAACAAGAAATTCAACGAGTCCCGCGATTACCTATACCCCATTCCAACGCAGGAGCGGCTGTTGAATACCAAATTGACCCAGAATCCGAACTGGGAGTAG
- a CDS encoding Endonuclease/exonuclease/phosphatase (PFAM: Endonuclease/exonuclease/phosphatase~KEGG: mxa:MXAN_6651 endonuclease/exonuclease/phosphatase family protein), translating to MKFVHNLVFLLISLVSYAHEGPSDVAKKAKSLKVMTYNIHHCNPPSAGSKIDVEAIARVITAEKPDLVALQEVDVNTERSGKGLNQAKELARLTGMNFFFSKAIDHQGGDYGVAVLSRFPILDSTRFILPIDPTIGGETRTIAAITVEPTKGKRMIFASTHLDLKEPNRLTQSELIIRHFGATDLPVILAGDFNAQTDSKVIQLFDQTFVRSCQSCAPTIPVKNPNRAIDFVMVKQGGSLKSTSTRVVDEQYASDHLPVVVELKLN from the coding sequence ATGAAGTTCGTCCATAATCTGGTGTTCCTGCTGATTTCGCTCGTTTCCTATGCCCACGAAGGCCCATCGGATGTAGCGAAGAAAGCAAAAAGTCTCAAAGTGATGACGTACAACATTCATCACTGCAATCCACCGTCGGCCGGAAGCAAGATTGATGTAGAGGCCATTGCCCGCGTCATTACGGCCGAGAAACCTGATCTTGTCGCCTTGCAGGAGGTCGACGTGAACACCGAACGGTCGGGGAAGGGGTTAAATCAGGCAAAGGAGCTGGCCCGGCTGACGGGGATGAACTTCTTCTTTTCGAAGGCCATTGACCACCAGGGGGGCGATTATGGCGTTGCGGTTCTTTCCCGGTTTCCTATTCTCGACTCTACCCGATTTATCCTGCCCATCGACCCCACCATTGGGGGCGAAACCCGAACCATAGCCGCCATAACGGTAGAGCCAACCAAAGGAAAGCGCATGATCTTTGCCAGTACGCACCTGGATTTGAAGGAACCGAACCGGCTTACGCAGTCAGAATTAATCATCCGGCACTTTGGGGCAACTGATTTGCCGGTCATTCTGGCGGGCGATTTCAATGCCCAAACCGACAGCAAGGTTATCCAGCTCTTTGACCAGACATTCGTGCGAAGCTGTCAATCCTGCGCGCCCACCATTCCGGTCAAAAACCCCAACCGCGCCATTGATTTTGTGATGGTCAAACAGGGTGGCTCGCTAAAAAGTACGTCGACAAGAGTCGTTGATGAGCAATATGCATCCGACCATCTGCCCGTAGTCGTCGAACTAAAGCTGAACTGA